The proteins below are encoded in one region of Sporanaerobacter acetigenes DSM 13106:
- a CDS encoding precorrin-8X methylmutase, giving the protein MYVKKPMEIEKKSMEIIEEIMGDTYFSEEEKLVVKRMIHTTGDFDYRKIAVFQNDFLNTAVKGIKAGGTIFTDTKMVAAGINKTALSKTSCQLKYFIDDKKVVELSKTLGTTRSACSIDIAVSEGIDMFVIGNAPTAIFRLLEVIDEGKVNPKFVVGVPVGFVGAAESKESLRKYAIPSISTVGTKGGSNVAASIINAILYMVVGR; this is encoded by the coding sequence ATGTATGTAAAAAAACCTATGGAAATAGAAAAAAAGAGCATGGAAATTATTGAGGAGATTATGGGAGATACTTACTTTTCTGAAGAAGAAAAACTAGTCGTTAAAAGAATGATTCATACTACAGGAGATTTTGATTATAGAAAAATAGCAGTATTTCAAAATGATTTTTTAAATACTGCTGTTAAAGGAATAAAAGCTGGTGGAACTATATTTACTGATACCAAAATGGTTGCAGCAGGAATAAATAAAACAGCTCTTTCAAAGACTTCATGCCAATTGAAATATTTTATAGATGATAAAAAAGTAGTAGAGCTTTCAAAAACATTGGGGACTACTAGATCAGCTTGTTCAATAGATATAGCAGTATCAGAGGGAATAGATATGTTTGTTATAGGCAATGCGCCTACTGCTATTTTTAGACTTCTTGAAGTGATAGATGAAGGAAAGGTAAATCCAAAATTTGTTGTGGGAGTTCCAGTTGGTTTTGTAGGAGCGGCTGAATCAAAAGAAAGTTTAAGAAAATATGCTATACCATCTATATCAACAGTTGGAACCAAAGGTGGAAGCAATGTAGCAGCCTCTATTATAAATGCAATATTATATATGGTGGTAGGAAGATGA